The genomic interval GCGCCGCTGTCTTTGTCGTGCCCCGTGCGAACTTTCAACCAATTGTAGCCGTTGTCGACGCTGTTGATTTTTGTCGCAACTTGTTGTGCCGAGATCCCATCAAAATCGCGATCCCGATGAACATTCGCTGTCAGCTGCAGGATCTCGATACACCGCTTTGCGATCGTCGACGTAATCGGTACTGTCCTGGCGCTATAAAGACTATCCCAAACGATATTTACAGCCATCTAGCCCGCTCCTCCTGAGGTTTAATCCGGGACGTCAATCGAGCAAAATCGATGCACCCCATGACTGAAGCTGGAGAGTACGCATCGGCCGTTAAGGTGTCAACATGATCAACGCATCGTTCCTAAACGCTTGACCAAAATTGCGCAAACACACAAATTTCATTTCTCATTGCGAAGCTTGATCAGTCGCAATTGTCCGCGCAATTCGAAATCCGATGCGAACGCTCAGCTGAGTCCGCGCACGCGCCGCCAATCGATTGGCGGATCGCTGTCGCGAGATAAAGTCCCCAAACGAACTTCCCTTCACCACCTTCGCGGATTCCTCATCCGGATCGATCTCTTCTTCAGTATCGTCCCCTGCCACCCGTACATCCTGATAGCGATCATGAACCCATTCAGCGACATTACCATGCATATCAAACGCACCAAATCGATTGGGACACAAGCTTCCCACTGGCCAGGGATGCCCCTGTCCGTTCTGAATTGTATATGCATAGTGATTCGCGATGGAGAGATCGTCACCCCAGGTAAATGCCGTCACGGCACCGGCCCGGCAAACATACTCCCATTCCGCCTCCGTCGGTAACCGATAGCCAGTTCGATGGAGATAGTCGGGGTAGGGAATGAGATCGTCACCATCTTTTCGATAGCAATATTGGTCCTCAGGAATTCCTTCAAGCCGACTCAAGAAAAGACAAAACTCCGCCCCATGGTGCCATGGAATTGCAGATACAGGGCAATCCTCTGTTGGAGCTTCTGTCCGCCCCTTATGACGAAAGTCTGGTAAGAATTCCAGAAAGTCTTTCAATGTAATTTCGGTCGCACTCAAGGCGAATGTGCGACTAATTGTCTTTAAAACTTGAGCTTCATCCGATGCATCACGCTCAAACTCACCTGGCGGTGAGCCGACCATCACGGTCGTTGGCTCTCTGAAGACGAGCATGGTGATGCCACGTTTGTTGCGATACCAATCACGCGTCAATTCAGGCTTTTCGCTTATCGTCGCATGAAGCCGACCCAATTGATCGACTTCATTCCAGTTTTTTAATGCCCACTCCGCAGCCGAATGGACTCCTGGATTTGGGTCCATGGCGTAGACATTCGCTGCGATTCTTATAAGCCCCTGCCGTAAATCGGGCGGCAATTGATCGATGGACACTTTTGCCAACATTCTTAGCAGCGCCGAGCGAAAATTAACGTCCGCGATTTCAAGCATCCGTATCAGACTTTCGGGACGTGTCGCAAGTTTCGAAATACGGTTCTCGACGTATGAACTAATTGTCGGATCGGCACTCATCGGCACCAAAAAAGACTGCATCGGTTCGAATTGGTCAAACTCCATCAACGCAACAGCCGCGTGGGCTTTTCGCTTTCCAATTCGAAAGCGTTCATCGCGCGAAACGTCCTCTGGAATCATCGTTTTGTATTCGTCGATCAGCAACGGGTATGTCGTGTCTTTCTGCGCTTTCAAGCGTGGGACGAAGACTTGATACTCCTTCTCCGTTGCGCGCACCGCCAGATCAACCAGTCGGGGCGGATCATCCGCAGCGAAGTCTGCCAGAATCATCGCGGCGACGTATCTGTCGACATCGGACTCATCCAATTTCGAAAAGACGCGATCCAGTTCGAAAAACAACACCGAACGGACAGGTCGAAGAACGGCAACCCACTGATCGAATCGGCCAAGATTCTTGCCAACCTCAGCCACAAGTTGCTTTACAACAAAGCCAGAGACCTCTCTCCAGTGAGCTTCGTCCTTCTGAACAGATGCGTGATCGACATTCGCCACGCCGACCGCGGCGCGCAGCCGCTGGCCAGCATCATGCTGGGGATCGCGTAAGACGCCCCACATCCGGGGGATCAGTTCATCACAATCACCCCAGGACGCCAGCCCCCCACAGATTGGAAGAAACTCATCAGGTGCGGCACTCAGCAACCCAGCATACACGGACTCTTCTTGTGTTCGGTCGACGGGAAACAACGCCATCGCCGCGTGCAATCGAGGAGCACGGCCAGAATCCGGTGATTGGACAATGCTTTGAAGCAACGGATTCGCAATCGCACGATACGGCTTCAGACTCTCAATGATCTTTGGCACGTCGTCCGCTCGAGCGCTTAACAATGACTCCACCATCGCCGTCGCGCGGGCCATCGCCACTTGCGAACGCACGCCGAAGAAGACCGCAAACAGAATCAACGCCGCCACGCTCCCTCGGGTCCCATAGTACGCACGTGACCGACGAAGCACTTGTCGACTCTCGCGTTTCGCGCCCTTTCCAGCGAACGCCAGAATGCTGATCCACTCAAAAAAGGAGGGCAGCGTCCGATTGGACGGCTTCTTGCTCCAGACGGCGGCACGATCCGCGAGTAGAAGTTCGGCGCGACCCTTGCGCGTCTCTTTTTGTTTCCGCGTCAGCCACTCTTGGAGTGAGGGAACCAAGTAATCATGCGTTAGGTGATAATAACGCCCTTGATGCTGCAATGACGAGGCAACCGTTGCCTGTTGTGTGTCCAACCCTTCAGGATCGGTGGGGGCAATCAACCGCAAATCGCAATCCAGCAGGTGGAGCAATGTAGAGAGTTCTTCAGGTGTGTCCGAATAGCCCGAAATCTCGAGCAACTCCTCATAGGAACGCATTTGACCCTTGATGCCTGTCGAATCGTCGGGCAGCAGCGCACGCAATACCGCACGCGCCGCCTTTTGGTGCAAGCGAAGCAATGGACTGGCCGCGCGACCGTTGAAGGTTTCTTCCAGAAAGGCGACTCCAACCCCCTCCGTACCACCGACGTCTTTCAAAGTTGCGAGCGACCAACTCTTGTCCTTGAACATCTCCGCAAACAGGGACAATTGAACGGGAATAACCTTGTCATTCGTCGCCAGCTCCGACACCGCTTGGCGAATAAACGCCTTTTGCTCGCTGTCAATCTGGCCAGGATTCGGCGGAAGGATGTGATAGGCATGTCCAAGAGCCGTCAACACCTTAGTGGCATGCCGCAAACTGAATAGGTCCACGGCCGCGAGATTGCTTTCGGGGATTAGCCGCACCTCAACATCATGCATAAAATTCGTGAGTGCCATCCAAAAGTCGTCACGGACCGTGATCAGGCACTGCAGACGATTTCCATCGCATTGACGGATCGCGCGAACCAGCTCGCACGCCTCGTCCTTCGGACGCGAATGCAACCATTGCTCGAACTGATCAATCACAATCAGGATTCGCGGCTTGGCGTCCCCGCCCGATTGACGACGGAGCGCCGCCATGCTGTCCGCCAACCCCAGCTCGTTCGACAGCTCTGGACATGCCTTGCGGATCGATTTGAGCAAACGCGTTTCGGTCTCAATGGGCGTCGACTCTACATAGACGGGCAGCACCGAATCGCCCAGTTGGGGAAGAACGCCCGCTTTCAGAAATGACGACTTTCCGCAACCGCTAGGGCCGTAGATCACCCCCACCCGAAATGTCTCGGCCGGCACAGCCTCGATTCGCTCCTTCCAGAACTTGACGCTTTCGGGCAGTCCGTTTCGATCTCGAGGGCCGGGCAACAGTTCCAGAAAAAATCCCGCGTCGTTTCGATCAAACGACCGCAACCCCTTGGGTTCGATGTGAACGCCCGTCTCCAGGAACTGATTTCCGCTCGTCGCCGTAATTCCCTGTCCGCTCAGGCCAACAATCCGCTCCGGCCGACCGTTTTGAACAGGCCCCAACTGCAAAAAGCTCCGCAGGTCGGACGCCATTTCGATCGTCTTGGCGTAACGGTCAACAACCCGGTATGCCATCGCTTTTAAACAGATTCGCTCGATCTCGCGAGGAATGGCGTCGTCGATTTGCCGAGGTGGCTTGGGGTCGGTCGCCGCCGAGGAATCAAGACGATTCGCAGAAAAGGGCCGCTGTCCCGTCAATAGTTCATAAAACACGATTCCAAGGCTGAAGAGATCCGATCGTCCATCAACCAGATGGCCTTCACCTCGACACTGTTCGGGACTCATATATGCGAGCGTCCCCAGCATCGTGTAGCCGGTGCCGTAGTCCACTTCTCGCAGCGCAATTCCAAAATCGGCCAGATATGGCCGCCCTGCGCCATCAATCAGAATATTCGCAGGCTTGACATCACGATGCACAACACCGTGTGAGTGAGCATGTTCCAGAGCCTCGGCCAGCGAGATCACCAGTTCCGCCGAGGCGGTCACGGACAGTGGCGTCCGCTTGACCTTGTTCGCAAGATCGCAGCCATCAATGTACTGCGATACGACGTACCACAATCCGTCGTCTGTCTTGCCACAATCAAAGACCGAAACGATGGCATGATGTTGTAAGCTCGAGAGAATCCTCGCTTCCGTCAGATAGCCTTCAATATCTTTCTGCTGCAAGGCGCGATGACGATGCGGTATCTTGATCGCGACATTCCGTTCAAGCCGACCATCTTTGGCAAGCCAAACGCGTCCAAATCCGCCGTCCCCCAACAAACGCACGATCTCATATCGTCCAATATACGCAGGCTTATACGACGGTAATGCGTTTTCTCCACTCGCCTTCGAAACGTCGCGCGTTGGCCGCGATTCGAACGCCGGATCTTCTACCTTCGCCGGTCGTTCCGCAACCGTGGGATCGAGAGAATGGTTGTTCCCAATCTGAAGTGGATCGATTGTGGGACTTTCCCCGCCCGCGGCAAAATCGCAAATCTCTTTCGTAAACTGGGGAAATCGGCGAATAAACTGATCGACATCTTCCTTGCGCCGCGGATCACAGCGTCTAAGCAACTCCGCCTGAACGAGTTTCAGCGTAAGATCTGGAGCTTGCTGCAAGCGCGGGAGCCGCGATACGTACTCTTCGACGGGCAGCCCGATTCCACCCCGCCACCGATTGATTTGGTCGATCACACAAACTTCAGCGGCATCTTCGACGGGCAGATCGCCATGTTCCTCCAGAAACCGAAAGATATCCGGAGGGTCGCCGCCCTGCTGCCAGAGCTTGGCGAAACGCTCTTTCAGCCCCCACTTGTTCATTGCATCGAACTGATTCATAGAGATGACAGCCTGGTAGATACCAGCACTCGTTAAGAACGCGCTGTTCGAACGTCTCACGAATTGTCGACATCATCCACGGGATCTGCAATCAACTTGTTTATGGATTTGACGGATTTCGCGCGACCTCGTGGTTAGAACATCATGCCCCAACCGGCATTCAGTGTCCACGAGAGGCCGAGCTGTTGACCATCAACCCACTGATAGAAAGGAATTCCAGATTCCAAAAACAAACGCTGTTCGCGAATGCGGTGCTCTGGCCTGCTCAGAAGGTAATTCACACCAAGCAATCCACTCACACTTCGTGTCGCCTGTGCATTTGCCTGATTCACAGGCGACAGCGCAGGGTCCAGGCGTCCATCTGCTCCATGAATGTTCTCGGTCAGCCGTCCATCGAGCCGAGCCGAAGTGCTCCACTGCTCAGTCCACCGTCGCGATACCCATGTGGTAAGCTCTACTTGATTTCCGAGCTCATAGTTCAGCGTGTTCTTACCGGTGGGAATGACCGCATTCGCTTGCCCCCCCCAGGTCCAACAGTCTGTCTGCCGCCGATACGTGTATCCCAACAAGAGATCATAAGTTCCTGAACTGGTCCGAAGCTGATACGGCAGATTCGGATCAGTTGCTGACGGCATCACTGTCTGTGTTTCGAGAAACCCAACAGGAAGATTCAATCCAACACTGAGATGGGACTGTGACTGAACGCCCCGCGTCATCACATACAGCCCCATGATTCGAATGTCACCTGGGTTTGTAAATGTCGCCTTATTGTAGTTTGTCGCCGTCTGATAACTGATTTCATTGTGATCGAACGGAAGCTGTGCAATCACGGTCCAGTCATTCGTCGCTCCATATTCAATCTGCACGACCTGCGAATTCTGCATCATGCGGGTTGGAGAAAACGGATATCCCGTCGGCACACCTGATCGATGCGATCCAACATAGTTCTGTTCGAACGTATTCTGCAGATAACGGTATGAAATAAAGGCCTTACCCGCGGGAAGCGTGTGATCACCAAAAACGCCAATGGGCGCAATTCCATCGGGTCGCTGAAGATCAATCGACTGACCTATGCGCGAGTCATAATCGAACACCGTATTGGGGTCTGACACCACAGCACGGTATTCTTGTTCGTCGCTGTGTTGAATAATCCCCGTAGGCGGACCGATCAGACTATACTCGATCGCAGGCAACGGTGCCGCAGACGGTAACGGCTCATCGAATCGCCCCCACGCGGGCGTTTCAGGATCTGGAGGGGGTGCGGCGTTGAGCGGTTGCGGCATGCGATCATCCGACTTTGGAACGGCGATCACGTCCGAGACCTGTAGCAGCCGCCCTTCAGTCTCGTCTGTCGTCATGAGCGCCGTAACAACTCGCTTTCCGGTGCGTTTCGAGTCGGATTGGGGTGGCGCGGCCGCGATGCTGAAAGCCGAAACAAACCAAATCGCGACGAACACCACTCCCATGGCCGCCGGCCTTGACTGACATCGCGTCGGCGAACAAACCGTGATCGAGGTCCAGGCAATCATGGCTGGCCTCCTTCCACATTGATGCGCTGCTCCGTCGCCGTGCCGCGTTCTGCCGATGTCGGTTGATCGATCATCGTACCGGACGAGGCGCTCGGAAGATCTGACAACAACTCACGAAACTCTCGCAGTTGAATCAGATTTGCAATATCCGTCAGGGCGCCCCATTGCATAGACAATGTGGTGATATAGATCCCAACTCCCGTCGCCAGATTCTGCTGCGCAACAATGATGTCACCAAATGCGACTTCCTTCGAATTCGAAATATGCCGTTCGTAAACGCCCAGATAGGCACGGGCCAGATCCGGCAGAATTTTGTTCCGGTAATACTCGGCCTGAACGCGTCCTGTCTGATACCGTTCGAATGCGTCAGCCAGATCGTTCGTCAACTGGTTCCTCGCCACCGCGTACTGCTGAGACGACTGATTCAGCTTACCGACGGCGCTGCGGATATTGCCTTGATTTCGATCGAAAATCGGAATCGGAACTGACACGTTCAAGTTGTATGACGTGCGCTGATACCCAGGTACGGTCGAGTCATTTTGTAAAGCACCGCCCACGGTGATGTCGGGGATGGGAATGACTTTCTGCAACTGCAATTCCAGCCGCGACTGTGATTCCAAGTTCCGCGAAGCGTGTAGATCAGGATGTACGCTCAGCATTCGCTCAAACAGGACGTCATAATTGTGGTTGGGCACAGGCATATCCACGCGCCCTTCCAGCGTCGCCAGTGGCAACTCGGGAACCCCCGTAGCAACAGCCAACTGCTTCCATGCCGACAGATAGCGATTTTGCGATTGCACCAGAATTGCACGAGCTTGATTCACCAGCCCATTCAATTGTGAAAGCTCGTACGCCGCTTGCTGCCCCTGTTTCAGTCTCTCGATCATGATCGAATAGACTTCGTTCGCGAAGCGTGTCAACGCGTCGTTGATGCGCGTCGATTCTTGCGAAACCAGGACATCGTAGTAACGTGCACGAACGATCCGCAGCACCTCAAGCTGGGTTCGCTCATACGCCAATTGAGCATTCATCAGCTCCATGTTGGCCGCCGCGCGCTGCAGGGGAACTTTTCCGGCCGTTTTCACTTGCTGCGAGACATAAATTCCCTGGTAGTTCCGCGTGAACGAAGACCCGACGGTATCCGCCTCGTAACCAAACACCGGATTGGGATAAACCCCCGACTGGATCGCCTTTCCTTGACTCATCGTGATCGATGCCAGCGCTTGTGCAATGATCGGATTGTGCTGGAGCGCGAGTTCTTCAAGCTCCTCCAAATCCATGGTCCGCTCGTGCGGCGCGACAATCTGCTTCGGCACCGTCGGGGGTGGAAACAGCATGTCGATCACAGCCATTTTTTTCGCGATTAACTTCGGATCATCCTCGCGCTGGGTCCTCGGAAGCATCAACCGAGGGGCCATCGCGCCCGGAATCTCGGGCGGAAAGCTCAGCCGCAGTGATCGGGGACCATTGTCCACGATCGGAGTTTGCGAGTGACTCGCCTCGTCATTCGTTGGATCTGCGGATTTCGACTGAGTGTCGCTCTCTTGGAAACCCACGATTTCGACGAATTGGTCGTCGTCGGAGGAACTGACTCGCCGGAAAACGGCTTGAATTTGAGACTCATCCGCCCGATCGGCGCCTGGAGTCTCTGCGTCATCGTCGTTGGCGGCAACCTCGTCGTCGATTTCAGAAGCAGCAACGCCACGCGATTCGAATGGGGACGCCGCAAATGAATTTCTCGCCTTCACGCCAAGGCGAGCCCCCGTCGCTGAAGACGATTTTTGCGGATTCGAGCCGATGATCGGAAGACGCTGATCGGACTCACTGCGATCGGTGGGGCCCAAATCCGTTCCCCGTAGAGCGGTATTTCGACAGCCAACACATCCGATCGACGCGAGGATCGCAAAGGCAACAACTCGAACCAGGCCGCGGAACGGAATGCGACCGGCTGATCCACGCAATCGACCTGTGAGGGAAACGTTCATTCGTTCCTGACGGCGAAGTAAGCCAATCCCGCGGGGCGTGACAGACAGCGTGCCGACAGACCACGTCGCATCGCTAATGACCTGAACGAAAGCGTCGACATTGAACGGTGTGCTCAAGAGGCGCTCGATTCCTATCGTGGCGGATATGAGGAATACTCCAATCAAATCGCCCGAAATCGGGGGGCCACTTTCAAACGAATCCACTTCAACGGCGAACCTCACGCAGTCGTCGCAAGTTCGACAGAAACCTGGACGATTCTATTCCCGGGAATCTGCAGTTTCCGCCGCTATTCAATTCGGAACGACTTCAGTAATGTTGGCCTGACGGGGTTCGTCAGCCCGCCACCAATCTGGTGAATTGGGGCTGGACGAGCGGAGCCCTCGAAGCTCGGGGTTTCGGCAATGCCTTCGAGCCCCGGCCAGCCGAAGATTTTGGCATGACAAGACACGAGTACCGCACTGCAGATCGAATGTCCTCCAGCGCCAAACCAACTCGAAAACAGCTCAACGATTCGGCGAATCAACCGGATTCGGGAGACGAAATATGACGAATCCGTCACGCATGCAGCGACCAATTCGCGTGGTCATAGGTCTCATTGCGATTGGACTCTGCGTCGTGGGCGGTTGGGCAATTGAACGACATCGCCAAGCACAACACGCGCAACCGCCCGAGGGAACATCGGTCCCCCCCAAAGCGCGAGAACGCCGGGATCTCGAATTCCTCGATCTCACCCCCGAAACGGTCAAGGCCATCCATCTCACCACGATCCCTGCGACTGTTCCACGGTTTTCAAAGAAACTCCATCTGCGCGGCTCACTCGCAATCGATCCCAACCGACTTTCGCATGTCCATGCCCGCTTTCCGGGAACGATTGTCGATCTGGCAACCGTCGCAGGACTTCGATCGCAGGAAGCTTTGGCATCGGCGTCCGCTCCAAGAACTTTGCAGGGGTTCGACAAGGTTGAGCAGGGCGTTCCGTTAGCGATTATTTGGAGCAAGGACCTGGGCGAAAAGAAGAGTCAACTGGCTTCATCGCTCGCCGAACTCCGGAAGGAAAAGCAGACACTAAAACGCTACGAGGCCCTGCAGCAGTCTGGTTCGATCTCGGATCGCGAGTTCATGGACCAGCAACTGAAGGTCGAACAGGGGCAGATCGCCGCATTCACGGCCGAGGCCACTTTACGGTCTTACCAGGTCTCCGAAGCAGAGATCAAACAGGTCAAAGAGTCTGCCGAAAAAATTCATCTCAGCCAGGAAACCGACAAGAGCTATTCCGCCGATTGGCCACGCGTGGTCGTCAGCGCGCCGATCAGCGGCTCAATTGTGGAAAAAACCGTCACCATCGGTGATATCGTCGATGCCTATGCCGATCTATTCAAAATCGCGGACATGAGCGTCCTGGCGGTCTACTTACATGCCTACGAAGAAGACCTGCCAGCACTTGAACAACTCCCCAAACCATTACAGGTCTCCATCAAAATTCTGGCCAACCCCGAGCATGGCGAACTTCATGGCCAGATCGATCGCTTCTCGCCGCTCGTTGATCAAAACGAGCACATGGCACTCTTGATCGGCACCGTCGACAACCCGAGACACGAACTGCTGTCGGGACAACTAATTACTGCCGATGTCGGAATTCCGGCGGAACCGGGGATCGTCGAAGTTCCCGCCAATGGGCTAGTCGATACCGACAATGGACCGGTCGCGTTTGTCCAGCCTGACACGTCGAAGCCGCACTTTCACCGGCGACATGTCAAAATCGTAAAACGATACTTTGACGTCGTGTATGTGCGCAGTGAGCTCTCCGACGAGCAGAAGCAATCGGGATTGCGTGAAATTCATGTCGGAGACGCCGTCGTTGCAGGCGGCATCCTGGAACTTGAAGACCACCTGCAGCAAGAGCGATAGCAGCCTGCTGAAGTAACGGGGACTGGCTCCGCCCAACTGAAAAAACGCCATGACATCGTGACCGCCAAGGTGCCTGTCCCCCGTACTTCAGCAGGCTGCTAACCAGTTCAGATTGAGTTCCATCCACATCGGCTCGACGAGATGCCAAAGGCGCAGAAATGGTTGCCCTCTTAATCAAATGGTCGGTGAACAATCCCTTGATTGTCATCCTGGGAACCATCGCACTGACAGTTCTCGGCATCTACTCGTTCCAGAACGTCAATGTCGAAGCCTACCCCGATCCAGCGCCTGCAATTGTCGAGGTGATCGCTCAAAATCGCGGACGCTCGGCCGAAGAAATGGAGCGGCTCGTGACCGCCCCGCTTGAGGTGTCGCTGTCCGGGATGCCCGGCTTAAAAAGCCTGCGATCGAAATCGCTGTTCGGACTCACCTACATCAATTTGCAATTCGAATACGGAACCCCGTATCTGTCCGCCCGACAGGAAGTCCTGAATCGCATTGCGAGCGCCGATATCCCACCCGACATCAACACCGGAATTTCCCCGCGTTCGCCGATTGGAGAAATCCTGCGATACTCGCTGAATTGTGAGAACGATGCCAATGGCCAACCGCTCTACTCGCTCAATGACATGCGCTCAATCCAGACCTGGACATTGGAACGAACGTTTCGACGTATTCCGGGAATCGTCGATGTCGTCAGCATGGGTGGGACGACCAAGCGCTACGAAATTCAACCAGACCCCGACCGGATGAAGCGGTACGGAATCACGCTGGATCAACTGCAGAAAGCCGTGGCTGCCAGCAATGACAACGTCAGCGGCGACTATCTTTCGCAAGGCGATTCGGCCGCCGTGGTGCGCGGAATCGGCCTCATTGGACGAGGTCGCGACCCCGTCCAGCGTACGCTGACCCTGAAAACACCCGAAGTCGCCGTTCAACACCTTCGGCGAGAAGATGATCGCCGGTTGATGGAGATCCGCAAGATCACCCTCAAATCCACCAACAATCTTCCGATTCGCATTGATGATGTCGTCGACGGTGGCCCGCTGAAACCAGGCCAGTCCGCCAGTGAAGCGAAAGGTGTCGTCATCAGCCATTTGACCCGTCTGGGAAAAGCGGCGTTGAGCCAGCCAAAGCTCGACGCCGATGGCAAGCCAGTCCTGGATGAGCAGGGTGAACGAGTTTGGATTGACGAAGACGAGATCATTCAAGGACTGGTCTTACTGCGGAAAGGGGCCGAGTCACTGCCAGCACTGCAAAAGATCAAAGCCAAAATTGAGGAACTGAATCAAAGCAAGGGGATTCTTCCTCCTGGTGTCACAATCCAAGTTTTCTACGATCGCACGACCCTCATCAAAACCACGACGGAAACGGTTGAGGAAAACCTATTGCTCGGAATCCTTTTTGTTACCGTCATTCTGCTGATGTTCTTAAGCAACGTTCGCAGCGCATTGATCATTGCGATCAATTTGCCGCTGGCGCTGCTATTCGCCTTTACAGTCCTGTTCTTTCGAGGCCAGTCAGCGAATTTGCTGTCGATCGGTGCCGTCGATTTTGGAATCATCATCGATTCAACCGTGATCATGGTCGAGAACATTTACCGCGTCCTCAGCACCGGTAAATACGCCGACTTGCCCCTATCGCAGCGAATCGTGCGGGCATCGACCGAAGTTCAGCGAGCTCTGTTCTTCTCGACGATGATCATGGTCTGTGCCATGCTGCCCTTGTTCACCATGCGCGGCCCGGAAGGGCAACTGTTCCGACCGATGGCGGAAACGTACGCCTTCGCCATCGGAGGCGCGCTGCTGCTGTCACTCACCATCGCCCCCGTGCTGTGCCTCATGCTCTTCAAGAATTTGAAGACCTCTGGAGACAATTTCTTCGTCCGCTTTCTCAAACGCGGCTACCTGAAAAACCTGGAAGTGTGCTTGAATCACCGGTGGCTGGTTGTCCTGGCCTTTTCCGCGATGATCGCCGGAACGGCCGCCACGCTGCCGCACCTGGGCCGTGAGTTCATGCCCGCCCTCGAGGAAGGGCATATCTGGGCCCGCGCGATCTTTCCAGTCGGCGTCAATCTGGAAGAGAACTCGAAAAAGTCACAGATCGCGCGCGAGATCATGCGCAGCTATCCTGAAGTTGAATTGGTTGTCAACCAGCTGGGCCGGCCCGATTCTGGTGCCGATCCAACCGGCTTTTACAGTTCGGAATTCTTCATTCCGCTCATGAAACAAGAAGAGTGGCCAGCGATCGTCCCGACCACGGGTTGGCGCGCCTGGCTGGGATCACGTCGACCGCGGACGAAACCGGAACTCGTTCGTGAACTGAGTGACAGGCTCACCGCCGCGCTTCCTGGCGTCAACTGGAACTTTTCGCAGGTAATCCGCGACAACGTCCTGGAAGTGCTGTCCGGAGTGCAGGGCGAAAACTCCGTCAAAATTATCGGCCCCGACCTCGATCGCCTTGAAGAACTGGGCCAGCAAGCCGTCCTCGCAATGTCGGGCCTCCCCGGTATCCAGGACGTTGGGTACTACAAAATCAATGGTCAAAGTAACGTCGCGCTTCCGATTGATCGCGAGAAGTGCTCGCTCTGGAACGTCAGCGTGGCGGATGTTCACGATGTGATCCAGACCGCAATCGGAGGAAAGACGGTCTCGCAGATGATTGAAGGGGAAAAGTCCTTCGACATCACAATCCGCTGGCCAGCGCCATTGCGACGAGACCTCTCCAGCATTCTCGATATCCCCGTGGTTGTTACAGAGAATACGGTGACAACCTCCGTCGCGTCTGGGAAAGACAGCAACCCCACTCTGGCGACCACCGGTGCCGCGGCACCAGCACTTCCCATCACGGGCAATTCGCGCGGTGGTGCGCTTCCCGAAACATTAACGGCCCCGATTGAACGACTCCGCGACCTCGTGACGCCCTTGGGCGTCGATCCCGATGGCCCCTTGAGTCCCGA from Schlesneria paludicola DSM 18645 carries:
- a CDS encoding efflux RND transporter permease subunit, which codes for MVALLIKWSVNNPLIVILGTIALTVLGIYSFQNVNVEAYPDPAPAIVEVIAQNRGRSAEEMERLVTAPLEVSLSGMPGLKSLRSKSLFGLTYINLQFEYGTPYLSARQEVLNRIASADIPPDINTGISPRSPIGEILRYSLNCENDANGQPLYSLNDMRSIQTWTLERTFRRIPGIVDVVSMGGTTKRYEIQPDPDRMKRYGITLDQLQKAVAASNDNVSGDYLSQGDSAAVVRGIGLIGRGRDPVQRTLTLKTPEVAVQHLRREDDRRLMEIRKITLKSTNNLPIRIDDVVDGGPLKPGQSASEAKGVVISHLTRLGKAALSQPKLDADGKPVLDEQGERVWIDEDEIIQGLVLLRKGAESLPALQKIKAKIEELNQSKGILPPGVTIQVFYDRTTLIKTTTETVEENLLLGILFVTVILLMFLSNVRSALIIAINLPLALLFAFTVLFFRGQSANLLSIGAVDFGIIIDSTVIMVENIYRVLSTGKYADLPLSQRIVRASTEVQRALFFSTMIMVCAMLPLFTMRGPEGQLFRPMAETYAFAIGGALLLSLTIAPVLCLMLFKNLKTSGDNFFVRFLKRGYLKNLEVCLNHRWLVVLAFSAMIAGTAATLPHLGREFMPALEEGHIWARAIFPVGVNLEENSKKSQIAREIMRSYPEVELVVNQLGRPDSGADPTGFYSSEFFIPLMKQEEWPAIVPTTGWRAWLGSRRPRTKPELVRELSDRLTAALPGVNWNFSQVIRDNVLEVLSGVQGENSVKIIGPDLDRLEELGQQAVLAMSGLPGIQDVGYYKINGQSNVALPIDREKCSLWNVSVADVHDVIQTAIGGKTVSQMIEGEKSFDITIRWPAPLRRDLSSILDIPVVVTENTVTTSVASGKDSNPTLATTGAAAPALPITGNSRGGALPETLTAPIERLRDLVTPLGVDPDGPLSPDGHFVRSGVSMVSREEGQRLVAIKFSVRDRDLASAVKDAQAAVRKLIPTGYRDEWSGEFKNMEEGEGRLLVIVPMSFVLVFILLYLAFRSLLDATVVLLNVVSLSLGGIWALFLTGTNFSIAAAVGFTSIFGVAIMDGLLLVSSFNHHRAEGMPLREAIMAGAEQRVRPVMMTALTAILGLLPAAISTKIGAQSQKPLAIVVVGSMITTLFLTRYLMPVLYSFYGSREPVEGAADLEH
- a CDS encoding efflux RND transporter periplasmic adaptor subunit, with the protein product MTNPSRMQRPIRVVIGLIAIGLCVVGGWAIERHRQAQHAQPPEGTSVPPKARERRDLEFLDLTPETVKAIHLTTIPATVPRFSKKLHLRGSLAIDPNRLSHVHARFPGTIVDLATVAGLRSQEALASASAPRTLQGFDKVEQGVPLAIIWSKDLGEKKSQLASSLAELRKEKQTLKRYEALQQSGSISDREFMDQQLKVEQGQIAAFTAEATLRSYQVSEAEIKQVKESAEKIHLSQETDKSYSADWPRVVVSAPISGSIVEKTVTIGDIVDAYADLFKIADMSVLAVYLHAYEEDLPALEQLPKPLQVSIKILANPEHGELHGQIDRFSPLVDQNEHMALLIGTVDNPRHELLSGQLITADVGIPAEPGIVEVPANGLVDTDNGPVAFVQPDTSKPHFHRRHVKIVKRYFDVVYVRSELSDEQKQSGLREIHVGDAVVAGGILELEDHLQQER